A region from the Naumannella halotolerans genome encodes:
- a CDS encoding S8 family peptidase, with amino-acid sequence MANTQTNETRRPLLVNGEALKLAVQAPNAGGGDKYEPQTVDQARTNLTPQIQAVTAEAESLPPELRASDHLYVEAKLLPNYLAASYFPTELLAHVGATPVGSRSDIGQYVTKTKSVTSQTRRLIFAVSDSGLHELQRLIADGGRTRSEHQALAQVKELEEISLPRQSDVLRAGELSAETQLPHERRVWEAVLHPQSSRLGEPLPLDQDTLDRWFNLIAAEGGEVHRDFVRRVGGLTFTPVSLDDSRVESLARFNPLRVLRPMPAIRPRPRFGMRSVQRLSAPPSSRPVLSDVSVAVFDGGVDVGRNTASLFTIPTHDLTPEAPSQDELDHGTGVTGAVLYGLVAPGDQAPTPPLPVESYRVLPAPNIPGDLEGYWVLDRIKEEVETKGHRIVNLSLGPTLAVEDDMEPNRWTSELDQLAWENDVLFVVAAGNDGDKDQAAGLHRVQVPADMANGIAVGACDAPAPETPWARASYSSMGPGRHGARVQPLGVQFGGTDSRMFNVLRADGSFLEAAGTSFAAPITTHALADLVTRLPRVNSSVLRAFTTHFAERPRSHVKLRDEVGYGRQPLNFEELLNCAPGEAHVLYVDDITRGDLLGYQIAMPAALTANVKLQMTLAYASPVDPTQPTEYTSASLELALRPHHRAHTFRPPQGVAEKSRALDIGGVEARQLLSDGWSPSQEPVTKSLGAAKSGSAEAQLRDSGKWETVRHYRVTLKPDEVELPRLELSYVARRSGALDNSPTTIPFALLVSVVDESGSTDIYDAVRTRFSVLQPAQRARTRLQTRGASPSHWY; translated from the coding sequence GTGGCAAACACGCAGACTAACGAGACGCGGCGTCCACTCCTCGTCAATGGGGAGGCGCTCAAGCTCGCTGTCCAGGCCCCCAACGCAGGAGGAGGCGACAAGTATGAACCTCAGACAGTTGACCAGGCGCGCACCAACCTAACCCCGCAAATACAGGCTGTCACGGCAGAAGCGGAGAGTCTGCCCCCAGAGCTCCGGGCGAGCGATCATTTGTATGTGGAGGCCAAGCTCCTTCCGAACTACCTCGCGGCCTCGTACTTTCCCACTGAGCTCCTCGCGCATGTCGGAGCCACACCCGTGGGGTCACGGTCAGACATCGGGCAGTACGTCACGAAGACCAAGAGTGTCACGTCCCAAACGAGACGGCTCATCTTCGCGGTCTCGGACAGTGGGCTTCACGAACTACAGAGGCTCATCGCTGACGGGGGCCGAACACGGTCGGAGCACCAGGCGCTTGCCCAGGTCAAAGAGCTTGAGGAAATCTCGCTTCCGCGTCAGTCCGATGTGCTCCGCGCAGGTGAACTCAGTGCGGAAACACAACTCCCACACGAACGCCGGGTCTGGGAGGCAGTGCTGCACCCCCAATCATCCAGGTTGGGTGAGCCGTTGCCTCTGGATCAGGACACGCTCGACCGCTGGTTCAATCTCATCGCAGCTGAAGGTGGTGAGGTTCACCGGGACTTCGTGCGTCGGGTCGGCGGATTGACGTTCACCCCGGTCAGCCTTGACGATAGCCGAGTTGAGTCGCTCGCTCGGTTCAATCCACTCCGCGTGCTCCGGCCCATGCCAGCGATCCGACCTCGGCCGCGATTCGGTATGCGGAGCGTGCAGCGGCTCAGCGCGCCCCCGTCCTCGCGGCCCGTTCTATCTGACGTGTCCGTCGCGGTGTTCGATGGAGGTGTCGACGTTGGTCGAAATACCGCGTCGCTCTTCACGATCCCAACGCACGACCTCACGCCGGAGGCACCTTCCCAAGACGAACTGGATCATGGCACCGGAGTCACGGGAGCCGTGCTCTACGGACTTGTGGCGCCGGGAGACCAAGCGCCGACACCGCCACTGCCAGTCGAGAGCTACCGAGTACTTCCGGCTCCGAATATTCCAGGAGACCTCGAAGGCTACTGGGTCCTAGACCGCATCAAAGAGGAGGTCGAAACGAAGGGTCACCGAATCGTGAACCTGAGCCTTGGCCCCACGCTGGCCGTTGAGGACGACATGGAGCCGAACCGCTGGACAAGCGAACTCGACCAACTCGCGTGGGAAAACGACGTACTCTTCGTAGTCGCTGCTGGCAACGATGGCGACAAAGACCAGGCTGCTGGGCTCCACCGAGTTCAGGTGCCAGCAGACATGGCGAACGGCATCGCGGTCGGAGCCTGCGACGCCCCCGCACCTGAAACGCCGTGGGCAAGAGCCTCATACTCATCGATGGGTCCGGGGCGACACGGAGCTCGCGTACAGCCCCTTGGAGTTCAGTTCGGCGGCACGGACAGCCGCATGTTTAACGTCCTTCGCGCGGATGGGAGCTTCCTCGAAGCAGCGGGCACCAGCTTCGCAGCACCCATCACCACCCACGCACTTGCCGATCTCGTCACGCGACTTCCCCGAGTCAACAGCAGCGTGCTCCGGGCCTTCACGACGCACTTCGCCGAGCGCCCTCGCAGTCACGTCAAGCTTCGCGACGAGGTGGGCTACGGTCGTCAACCCCTCAACTTTGAGGAGCTTCTCAACTGCGCACCCGGCGAAGCGCACGTGCTGTACGTCGACGACATCACCCGCGGCGACCTCCTTGGCTACCAGATTGCGATGCCAGCCGCGCTCACTGCGAACGTGAAGCTCCAGATGACGCTTGCCTACGCCTCGCCGGTTGATCCCACCCAGCCGACCGAGTACACAAGCGCCTCTCTAGAACTGGCGTTGCGACCTCATCACCGAGCCCACACATTCCGACCCCCGCAAGGAGTCGCCGAGAAGAGCCGTGCACTCGACATCGGTGGTGTGGAGGCACGGCAACTCCTATCTGACGGTTGGAGCCCGAGCCAGGAACCCGTTACCAAGTCGCTCGGAGCAGCGAAAAGCGGTTCTGCTGAAGCTCAATTGCGTGACAGTGGTAAGTGGGAGACAGTCCGTCACTATCGCGTGACACTCAAACCCGACGAGGTCGAGCTTCCTCGACTGGAGCTGTCTTATGTAGCACGCCGCAGCGGCGCCCTCGACAACTCTCCGACCACGATCCCCTTTGCGCTTCTCGTCTCAGTTGTTGACGAATCCGGAAGCACAGACATCTACGACGCGGTTCGCACACGATTCAGCGTCCTACAGCCCGCTCAACGCGCACGTACCCGACTCCAGACTCGTGGCGCTTCACCATCTCACTGGTACTGA
- a CDS encoding AlbA family DNA-binding domain-containing protein produces MSFTALHRVLGRGPGPLTDELLDSAVAARAMESDGLDWKSELPPQKGLPQTDFPKDVAAMANSGGGVIVFGVRESQKAATGRIDVGDFDEGYERSLRSAAITAITPPVFGLNVFRLGSTEGERAVIVEVPASVDGPHLIYRGDYFGAPVRNDADTVWMKERQIEAMYRARFDERRHATEVLDTLYAEAAAGRDSETRAWLVAVAHPRLPRVGSRLTRDEAREILAKTESLALFYAGRGGIHPLENIDRHNPRAGLRRWVAVNSATGERSAWKEAWASIHHDGSVTIAAAVGGHRMSSDGYFDGWQVQSAAIECAVADLMALVRKTAEATGGGEYDIRVGIDFTGDEPLAISTIDNFGYHYDGASVPLHRYPPVEFTVNAAEADLDFYWHVHDLAQDCVNQGGVSNLQLIRPPEHEV; encoded by the coding sequence ATGAGTTTCACTGCCCTCCACCGCGTCCTCGGTCGCGGCCCTGGTCCGTTGACGGACGAACTGCTCGATTCCGCTGTCGCGGCTCGCGCGATGGAGTCCGACGGCTTGGACTGGAAGTCGGAACTCCCACCCCAGAAGGGATTGCCGCAGACCGACTTCCCGAAAGACGTTGCGGCCATGGCGAACAGCGGGGGTGGTGTCATCGTCTTCGGCGTGCGTGAATCGCAGAAAGCCGCGACCGGGCGTATCGACGTTGGAGACTTTGACGAAGGGTACGAGCGCTCCCTTCGCAGCGCGGCAATCACCGCGATCACGCCGCCAGTGTTCGGCTTGAACGTGTTTCGGCTGGGTTCGACGGAAGGCGAGCGTGCCGTCATCGTTGAGGTGCCAGCCAGCGTCGATGGCCCGCATTTGATCTACCGGGGCGACTACTTCGGCGCACCCGTTCGGAACGACGCGGACACGGTGTGGATGAAGGAGCGTCAAATCGAGGCGATGTACCGTGCGCGCTTCGACGAGCGCCGCCACGCCACCGAAGTTCTGGACACGTTGTATGCGGAAGCAGCAGCCGGACGAGATTCAGAGACGCGCGCCTGGCTGGTAGCAGTTGCCCACCCACGCCTTCCACGCGTCGGAAGTCGGCTCACGCGCGATGAAGCCCGTGAGATTCTCGCAAAGACTGAGAGCCTTGCGCTCTTCTACGCGGGCCGCGGTGGCATTCACCCACTGGAGAACATCGACCGTCACAATCCGCGAGCAGGCCTTCGTCGGTGGGTGGCCGTGAACAGTGCTACGGGTGAACGCTCGGCGTGGAAGGAGGCATGGGCGAGCATTCACCACGACGGATCGGTCACGATCGCAGCGGCCGTTGGTGGCCACCGCATGAGCAGCGACGGCTACTTCGACGGCTGGCAGGTCCAGTCCGCAGCCATCGAATGCGCGGTGGCGGACCTCATGGCGCTCGTGCGCAAGACAGCGGAAGCGACAGGCGGCGGCGAGTACGACATCCGCGTCGGGATCGACTTCACCGGCGATGAGCCGCTGGCTATCTCAACGATCGACAACTTCGGCTATCACTACGACGGAGCGTCAGTCCCGCTTCACCGGTACCCCCCAGTCGAGTTCACTGTGAACGCCGCCGAGGCGGACCTGGACTTCTACTGGCACGTTCACGACCTCGCTCAGGACTGCGTGAACCAGGGTGGTGTCTCGAACTTGCAGCTGATCCGTCCGCCTGAGCACGAGGTCTAG
- a CDS encoding DNA-processing protein DprA — protein sequence MSSLSEIAGDERTARMVLSMLVEPDDAVTGRLLATVGGVETLRLAESDSPVPGLNEVDAHVWRGHFATSGIDALDDRLLQTRQTGLGVLMPGDDEWPRSLGDLGERAPYVLWTRGASSFLARPVADLVTLTGARASTSYGEHVTGTLASDLAAAERIIVAGGAYGIEGAAHRAALATGGDTIAVLANGVDRAYPAGHSELLGRIADVGLLVSEVAPGATPTRHRFLAHARLMAALSAATVVVEAGARSGSMKVAHDAHQLGRAVGAVPGPVTSATSVGPHRLLVSGEARLVADSTDLEQMIDQATGSRGSVAARSQPARRTSREARSVVEM from the coding sequence ATGTCGAGCTTGAGTGAGATCGCAGGAGATGAGCGCACCGCGCGAATGGTGCTGTCGATGCTCGTTGAACCGGACGACGCGGTGACAGGTCGCCTACTCGCCACGGTCGGCGGCGTCGAAACCCTGCGGCTGGCCGAGTCCGACAGCCCTGTACCTGGCCTCAACGAGGTTGACGCCCACGTCTGGCGCGGACACTTCGCCACTTCGGGCATCGACGCCCTGGACGATCGCCTCCTCCAGACACGACAAACAGGGCTCGGTGTCTTGATGCCCGGCGATGACGAATGGCCCCGCTCGCTCGGCGATCTCGGCGAGCGAGCCCCGTACGTGCTCTGGACTCGCGGGGCGTCGTCGTTCCTCGCACGCCCAGTCGCCGATCTCGTGACCCTCACCGGCGCGCGAGCTTCAACTTCCTACGGCGAGCATGTCACCGGGACGCTCGCCTCCGACTTGGCCGCCGCCGAGCGGATCATCGTCGCGGGCGGTGCGTACGGCATTGAAGGTGCCGCCCATCGCGCGGCGCTCGCGACCGGTGGCGACACCATCGCAGTCCTGGCGAATGGCGTTGATCGCGCGTATCCGGCGGGCCACAGCGAGCTGCTCGGTCGTATCGCCGATGTCGGTCTTCTGGTCAGCGAAGTCGCACCCGGCGCAACGCCGACCCGACATCGGTTCCTTGCCCATGCGCGGTTGATGGCGGCACTGTCCGCAGCGACGGTCGTGGTTGAGGCCGGCGCGCGGTCAGGATCGATGAAGGTTGCACACGACGCACATCAGCTCGGCCGCGCAGTCGGCGCCGTCCCTGGCCCCGTCACCAGCGCGACGAGCGTCGGGCCGCACCGGCTTCTGGTCAGTGGGGAGGCCCGGCTGGTGGCCGACTCGACCGACCTTGAACAGATGATCGACCAAGCAACAGGCAGCAGGGGTTCCGTTGCGGCGCGGAGCCAACCTGCTCGTAGGACCTCAAGAGAAGCACGAAGCGTCGTCGAGATGTGA
- a CDS encoding sulfate permease, whose product MFRFIWTLSVRTRDFLHRYMPSNRLLAAIRTRRGLKWGLPAMLVAAPYILVATICSSLIADGGPGWLHLVVLWGCWNALKFILMGPISVVLLVRARIREAMIRRDQRREARAEDREPLVLA is encoded by the coding sequence ATGTTCCGCTTCATCTGGACGCTCAGCGTCCGCACCCGCGACTTCCTTCACCGCTACATGCCGAGCAACCGGCTGCTCGCTGCCATCCGCACGCGTCGCGGTCTTAAGTGGGGGCTCCCCGCCATGCTCGTTGCCGCCCCGTACATCCTGGTCGCAACCATCTGCTCCAGCCTCATCGCCGACGGCGGCCCCGGCTGGCTTCACCTGGTCGTACTGTGGGGGTGCTGGAACGCCTTGAAGTTCATCCTCATGGGGCCGATCAGCGTCGTACTGCTCGTCCGCGCGCGCATCCGCGAGGCGATGATCCGTCGCGACCAGCGGCGCGAAGCGCGTGCCGAAGACCGCGAACCGCTCGTGCTGGCTTAG
- a CDS encoding CopG family transcriptional regulator, protein MSKRETINETPVTGEQIDAWAAEAETGYDVAALKKRGRGRPGRGAEPSQVIALRLTADEISALDARAEREGKSRSEVIREALASA, encoded by the coding sequence ATGAGCAAGCGCGAGACGATCAACGAAACCCCGGTGACAGGCGAGCAGATCGATGCTTGGGCGGCCGAGGCTGAGACTGGTTACGACGTTGCCGCTTTGAAGAAGCGGGGCCGCGGACGGCCCGGTCGTGGCGCGGAACCGTCGCAGGTCATCGCCCTGCGCCTCACGGCGGACGAGATCAGTGCCCTCGATGCGCGGGCGGAACGGGAAGGCAAGTCGCGCTCCGAGGTGATCCGCGAGGCACTGGCCTCAGCGTGA
- a CDS encoding 5-methylcytosine restriction system specificity protein McrC, producing MFQAGAGSTRIDIRSVWFMLLYSSPELLDTLTTRERETLLSGERDNDLLDALAEILARQVESRVRSMLASGYRIRAEPLTRVRGRIDHLATARRRLMDSGRVQCRYQEQTIDLPRYRYMLVTLRLASHRARAAPVRRRCLTTAQLLERCGVSPVDPTAPEMSKEQYGHFDSEDRKLVLLSRLTRDMCAPEHAAGKNDLPAIARNEHALRRLFEESVRGFYRLHLGPLGYSVCGERRQWPAEGSSSGIAHLPNLNVDVAVRGHGLQVVVECKFGPIFDVRYGKTMIKPDYVRQLYSYASIFSREFDGRTEAVLLGALVDGSPGPNLDVVVDGIPVRVHQVDLATPPAEVRESLRSALSQVTASDLA from the coding sequence GTGTTCCAGGCGGGGGCCGGCTCGACCCGGATCGATATTCGAAGCGTCTGGTTCATGTTGTTGTACTCGTCCCCCGAGCTGCTCGACACGCTCACTACGCGGGAACGCGAGACACTATTGAGCGGGGAACGAGACAACGATCTGTTGGATGCTCTCGCAGAGATCCTGGCGAGGCAGGTCGAGTCCCGAGTTAGGTCCATGTTGGCCAGTGGATACCGGATCCGAGCTGAGCCACTCACCCGGGTGCGGGGCCGGATCGATCATCTAGCGACAGCCCGCCGCCGCTTGATGGATTCCGGCCGGGTTCAGTGCCGGTACCAAGAACAGACCATCGATCTCCCTCGTTACCGCTACATGTTGGTAACACTGCGCCTGGCATCGCACCGTGCCCGGGCCGCACCGGTGCGTCGGCGCTGTCTGACCACTGCCCAGCTGCTCGAGCGCTGCGGCGTTTCACCCGTTGACCCGACGGCGCCGGAGATGTCCAAGGAGCAGTACGGGCATTTTGATTCCGAAGACCGGAAACTCGTATTGCTGAGTCGACTGACACGCGACATGTGCGCACCGGAGCACGCTGCGGGCAAGAACGACCTGCCCGCGATCGCCAGGAATGAGCATGCGCTGCGGAGGCTTTTCGAAGAGTCGGTCCGCGGGTTCTATCGACTGCACTTGGGGCCGTTGGGTTACTCGGTGTGCGGTGAACGGCGTCAATGGCCAGCAGAAGGGAGCAGTAGTGGGATCGCGCACCTACCAAACCTGAACGTTGATGTCGCCGTGCGAGGCCATGGCCTTCAGGTTGTCGTCGAGTGCAAGTTCGGCCCCATCTTTGACGTCCGCTACGGGAAGACCATGATCAAGCCGGACTATGTGCGGCAGCTGTACTCCTACGCATCGATCTTCTCCCGCGAGTTCGACGGGAGAACTGAGGCCGTGCTGTTGGGTGCGCTCGTCGACGGGTCACCAGGGCCGAACCTCGATGTCGTTGTCGACGGCATTCCGGTGAGGGTTCACCAAGTCGACCTAGCCACCCCACCCGCGGAGGTCCGAGAATCGCTGCGCTCGGCATTGTCACAGGTCACCGCTTCGGACCTCGCTTGA
- a CDS encoding McrB family protein, translated as MKEPAQIEGAPPDYTIIDYEGPVRRVGARLLEVARHGGSLLTNDNVWTSDNIEILIDRFVRQPDVSGANFLQKLDKQMAGVQDAVKILFAELFLLQMLPTRSIHSETKLANINQVLRDVGVRWEITSDVLEALNTPVFNGGTAWGTHRFRQLWVLIEFVRYLRTLSPDELDAADKDPLAWREIVTTSPGPSQPGIRAYLAYLKHPDYFLPIVSAPHKHRIVRGFFPAVTGKAPSGDDDVDLAALRRWMAPPPGTSPAFYFTPLVGYWRGTSDTEPAAEVAESDAELAGYSVESILDDGAFHSAQDLNDILQRWEETRNIVLQGAPGTGKTWLAKRLAYALIGSKLHDAVRSVQFHPGTSYEDFVRGWRPGGDGQLTLVDGPLLQHAKRASENPDTPHVIVIEEFNRGNPAQALGEMLTLLERSKRNQSDALELTYMHENEPAFFLPDNLYVVGTMNTADRSLALVDFALRRRFAFFELEPQFNDAWKAHLASRFRNDRRERIDEVARRIRELNERIAADPSLGLSFRIGHSYFTPGQEASELVPWFRAVVTSSVMPQLAEYWHEDQDTVDAAVGQLLAEL; from the coding sequence ATGAAAGAACCTGCGCAGATCGAGGGCGCTCCGCCGGACTACACCATCATTGACTACGAGGGACCTGTCCGCCGAGTCGGAGCGAGACTGCTGGAGGTCGCGCGACATGGTGGATCTCTGCTGACGAACGACAATGTATGGACTTCGGACAACATTGAGATCCTCATCGACCGGTTCGTTCGGCAGCCCGACGTTTCCGGCGCCAACTTTCTGCAGAAGCTCGACAAACAGATGGCCGGCGTCCAAGACGCCGTCAAAATTCTGTTCGCCGAGCTCTTCCTCCTGCAGATGCTGCCGACCAGGTCGATTCACAGCGAGACAAAGCTCGCCAACATCAACCAGGTACTCCGTGATGTCGGTGTCCGCTGGGAGATCACCTCGGACGTGTTGGAGGCGCTCAACACCCCCGTATTCAATGGTGGTACCGCTTGGGGAACGCACCGGTTCAGGCAGCTCTGGGTCCTGATCGAGTTCGTGCGCTACCTGCGGACGTTATCGCCCGACGAGTTGGATGCCGCGGATAAGGACCCACTGGCCTGGCGAGAGATCGTGACGACTTCACCGGGGCCGTCACAGCCCGGCATCAGGGCGTATCTCGCCTATTTGAAGCATCCGGACTACTTTCTCCCGATCGTCTCTGCGCCCCACAAACACAGGATCGTGCGAGGGTTCTTCCCGGCAGTCACAGGGAAAGCACCGTCCGGTGACGACGACGTCGACCTGGCTGCCCTCCGCCGTTGGATGGCGCCGCCTCCTGGGACAAGCCCGGCCTTCTACTTCACACCATTGGTGGGGTACTGGCGCGGAACGAGCGATACTGAGCCGGCGGCCGAAGTCGCCGAGTCGGATGCCGAACTGGCCGGCTACTCCGTCGAGTCGATCCTGGACGACGGTGCCTTCCACTCCGCTCAAGACCTCAACGACATCCTCCAGCGCTGGGAGGAGACGCGTAACATCGTGCTCCAGGGCGCACCTGGCACAGGTAAGACCTGGCTGGCCAAGCGCCTTGCCTACGCACTGATCGGGAGCAAGTTGCACGACGCCGTGCGCTCAGTTCAGTTCCATCCCGGCACGTCCTACGAAGACTTCGTACGCGGATGGCGACCCGGCGGCGACGGCCAGCTGACTCTCGTCGACGGCCCTCTCCTGCAGCACGCCAAACGGGCCAGTGAGAACCCTGACACCCCGCACGTCATCGTGATCGAGGAGTTCAACCGAGGGAACCCCGCGCAGGCACTCGGTGAGATGCTGACCTTGCTGGAGCGTTCGAAGCGTAACCAGTCCGACGCCCTCGAGCTCACCTACATGCACGAGAACGAGCCTGCGTTCTTCCTGCCCGACAACCTGTATGTCGTCGGCACAATGAATACGGCAGACCGGTCGCTGGCGCTGGTCGATTTTGCACTGCGTCGCAGGTTCGCGTTCTTCGAACTTGAGCCCCAGTTCAACGACGCCTGGAAGGCGCACCTGGCCTCAAGGTTCCGCAACGATCGGCGCGAGCGGATCGACGAGGTCGCCCGGCGTATCCGAGAGTTGAACGAACGGATCGCGGCCGATCCGTCGCTCGGTCTGTCCTTCCGTATCGGGCACTCGTACTTCACACCAGGGCAGGAAGCCAGTGAGCTGGTGCCGTGGTTCCGCGCCGTGGTTACTTCGTCGGTCATGCCGCAGCTGGCGGAGTATTGGCACGAGGACCAGGACACCGTGGACGCAGCTGTCGGCCAACTTCTCGCAGAACTCTGA
- a CDS encoding MarR family winged helix-turn-helix transcriptional regulator: MADPDQDLLALENQLCYALAVASRRVIGLYRPLLEPMGLTHPQYLVILALWQHDSLSLRELAERVSSDPPTLSPLVRRLADIGYVVRERSPHDERSLTISLTPTGRELRQQAAKIPPTILDSLQMDLDELRTVHQMLTGLIDRTQSAPVGVGSHAEPQQGTRS, from the coding sequence ATGGCCGACCCGGACCAGGATCTGCTCGCCCTGGAGAACCAGCTCTGTTACGCCCTCGCGGTGGCGTCACGACGCGTGATCGGCCTCTACCGACCACTGCTGGAGCCGATGGGCCTGACCCACCCGCAGTACCTGGTGATCCTCGCCCTGTGGCAGCACGATTCGCTCTCGCTCAGGGAATTGGCCGAGCGGGTCTCCTCCGATCCGCCCACCCTTTCACCGCTGGTGCGCCGGCTGGCCGACATCGGGTACGTGGTACGCGAACGGTCCCCCCACGACGAGCGCAGCCTGACCATCAGCCTCACCCCGACCGGCCGCGAGCTTCGGCAGCAGGCGGCGAAGATCCCGCCGACGATCCTCGACAGCCTGCAGATGGACCTCGACGAGTTGCGTACCGTGCACCAGATGCTGACCGGGTTGATCGACCGCACCCAGTCCGCTCCGGTCGGTGTGGGCTCGCATGCAGAACCGCAGCAGGGAACAAGATCGTGA
- a CDS encoding TetR/AcrR family transcriptional regulator, whose translation MNQQPNPEPPTTRRPYHHGDLRATLVRTALECLEAGEPYSLRAAAKHVGVSPTAPYKHFADRRALDTAVAIEGFKAISADLAAVLDDVPAEASPLETLTELGVAYVEFALRRPALFRLMFGNETEDSHSDRVRAAQDMHNLLGVALERLFPGAVPPGLAMGLWSLAHGAAFLHLDGKYPPYPAEEVAERVRLGAAAVLCLKLEA comes from the coding sequence GTGAATCAGCAACCGAACCCAGAACCCCCGACGACGCGTCGTCCCTACCACCACGGAGACCTTCGGGCCACGTTGGTACGCACGGCGCTCGAGTGCCTGGAAGCCGGTGAGCCCTACTCGCTGCGGGCGGCCGCCAAACACGTGGGTGTGTCCCCGACCGCGCCGTACAAGCACTTCGCCGACCGGCGGGCCCTGGACACCGCAGTCGCGATCGAGGGGTTCAAGGCGATCAGCGCCGACCTGGCTGCGGTGCTCGATGACGTACCGGCCGAGGCCAGCCCGCTGGAGACCTTGACCGAGCTGGGGGTGGCCTATGTGGAGTTCGCGCTGCGCCGCCCGGCACTGTTCCGGCTGATGTTCGGCAACGAGACCGAGGACTCCCACAGTGACCGGGTCCGCGCCGCGCAGGACATGCACAACCTGCTCGGAGTGGCCCTCGAACGGCTGTTTCCCGGCGCCGTTCCACCCGGCCTGGCCATGGGATTGTGGAGCCTCGCCCATGGTGCTGCCTTCCTGCACCTGGACGGGAAGTACCCGCCGTACCCTGCCGAGGAAGTCGCCGAACGGGTACGCCTCGGCGCCGCCGCCGTCCTGTGCCTGAAGTTGGAAGCCTGA